The Osmerus mordax isolate fOsmMor3 chromosome 5, fOsmMor3.pri, whole genome shotgun sequence DNA window GAACTCCTACTCCTACATCTGCCATAAGCTGGAGGGCCTACGAGCAGAGGAGGATCACGGAGTGGTGCGAGGAGAGGTCTGCAGGTCCGggtgcagagaggaagaggagggccgCAAGGGTCcgtctcccttcatccctcggGGCCTGTTCCGCAGTCAGAGGCGGGACGGCTGGTCCCTGATGCTGCGGataccagagaagaagaaccGCATGTCATCCCGACAGTGGGGCCCCATCTACCTCAGGCTTCTCCCTGGTGGCGTCCTGCAGATGTACTACGAGAAAGGCCTGGAGAAGCCCTTCAAGGAGTTCCAGCTGCTCCCCCACTGCCACCTGTCAAAGTTGAAGCTGGAAAGTTATGGGGAGCCCCGCAAGATCCTCACAGTGAAGGTGGAGCAGGTGTCCTACTCTGAGAAGAAGCGCTACCACCCCAAGCTGGAGCTGAGCCATGAGACCGAGGCCGAGCAGCTGTTGAAGTTCGGCACCACAGACCACGCTGACATGGAGGACCTCCTGGCTGccatggaggaggagctgctccGGTTGCCGCCGCCGCTGCAGCGACGCCACCACGAGGAGCAGGAGCTCTCCCTGCACATCACCGACCACGTCTGGCTGCAGCTGGACAAGGACGGGGTGCTGGTGGACCGAGCCGCCTACACTCACGTCCACTGCCTGGCCTTCCTGAACGGAGCGGGCGACTGCTTCCTGGCACTGAACGACCATGGTCTGCTGCGCTGCGACGCCAGCTACGGCCCTGAGGAGGCAGAGGACGCCTGGATGGAGATATCCGAGTGGCACCTGCACCGGTGTGTCAGTGAGCAGGAGTTCCAGAGGACACGGCTGCTGAAGTTCTGTCCTCCGGACGGCTGCAGGGTGGAGCTGCTGCGGTACCGGACCCTGTCCCCGGCCGGAGCCGACATGCCCTTCTCCATCAAGGCGTCGGTCACCGTGCAGGGAGCCTATGTGGAGCTGCAGGCCTTCCTCAACATGGCATCCTCCTGGCCGGCCGACGGGCCTCCGTTTTGCGAGGACGTCCAGGTGCGTGTGCCAGTGCCACCAGAGTGGGTCAAGGTGTCACGAACGGTGGCGCTGCTGAGACAGAAGTCCCTGAAGGCCCGTATGAACCGGAACGCCTGTCTGGGCTCAGTGAGCACCGCAGACTCTCAGACGGTCATTCAGGTGACGGTTGGCACGGTAAAGTACGAGAACGTCTACTCGGCCATCGTCTGGAGGATCGACAGGCTGCCTGTTAAGAACATGGGTAAGACTCCGGCACACTAACTGATGGATATTATGTCTGCATTAATTTGAGTCCTCTGCTCTTCCACTAAGTTATACCCTTCCCCCCCATATATTATCATTTTGTATTACGAGTCTATAGAGTTGGAGGTATGAATActatattttattattaaagtatatatgtattaattacaTTTATTAGTATTGTATGTGTATTTAGCATTCCAAACAGAGACAAAACAAAGACAACAGATGCTCTGCCACTAAGGTCATATGACCCCCTGTCCAAAACCACACTATGCTGTCCTATATCATTTACAAAACGACATTAATGGATCATATAGAAAGTTCAGCAGGAAATCAAGTGCGTAGGTTGCGGCTCCCTCTAGTGGCACGCTGGGCTAACTGCAGCTGTACCCCTCAGCGGTGGAGCACCCACACTCCCTTTCCTGCCGGCTGGAGCTGGGCTCGGACCAGGACGTGCCCAGAGATTGGTACCCCTACGCCTCCATAGAGTACCAGGCGGCCGGGGCCCTGGCATCCCAGACCAGGGTGCGCTCGCTGGGCATCGAGAGTGACATCCAGCCCCACAAACACCTGATCAGTAGGACtcactgtcactgtcaggtAGAAATTCTCTTAGGAACACTATCAATATCAACTGATAGTAATGACTGATACAGATCAAAATGACATTAAAACAATGTATAATACAGTAGGCGTATATTTACAATTTATATAAACTAGCTAAATGTTCTGAATATGATATAATGTTTGTATGGTTCCAGGTGGAGATTGAGAAGAAGTGGATAGAGATGGAGTCTCAGAAGCCATCAGGCTGCAGGACACAGTGAGCGTCAGGAGGGCCTTACAGAAGGATGGAtgtatttaaaagggacaaagGCCTACAGGAGAGCAATAACAGTTTATAGATGTCATAGTTCATCCTTTTAACACAGCCCAGCATCTGAGGATACTAACAATACGATGTGTCTCCAAGTTGACAGACTTCCCCGTAACTCAGAAAAGCCTCATGAGTTGTGAGCATCACAGGGAAGCAGATTAGTTATTCTGGGAGGCACATGTATCAACAGTGTTTATACCATGCAAAGTGTATTCTACTGCTGAATGGGGGTATTTAGAAAATGTTTGtcaatcaatgtgtgtgtgagttgggggGCTTCctgcccaccctccccccttgtCTGCCCACCCTCCCCCGTTGCTACGCCAATGCTAATATGGTGTTGAAGACATTCATTAATAAGCCTAGGCCTGGTATTTTATTAACTTAATCCTACCCCATACCAATgcaatgcactttacatttctcTCATAATATGATTCATGGTAAATGctatctcttggaagtcgctttggataaaagcgtctgctaaatgcataaatgtaaatgacaggaGGGCTCTTGACTTGCATTAGCATTAAAATGGGGGTTTTCATCTTAAAACGAAACGTTAAACATTTTACACGATTCCCTACAAGCAACTGTTGAATAGCTGACCATGGAGGTTTTTTGCACACGTAGCAATATTTTatgaatatatagatagataaataGCTTTACTAAACTGTAAATTAATTATTTTGCTTTTGGGCTCTTGGGACTGTATGAAATATTTAAGCATCCATGTATGGCTTCAGTAAAAAGAAAAGACCTGAGTAAAACTTTATGTGAGTATATTTTCCTTGTGCGCGTGTTCATTGAAGGGTCGTGCTTGTGACATGGCGGTAAACTCCACCTGTGATTATACCACCTGCTCATGCCCAGTCGTGCCAGCCGACCGCTGCTGACATCTGTAGGGTTCACTCGCTAACAAACTGACCTCCAAACCAAACCCGTTTAAGGTTGAATCAATCCAATGAATTATCTTCAAATGCTTTTTTGAACAAATGCTGTCAAACTCAAGCCTAGTGGTAAGCCGTTAGTCATTAACATGTTTCTAGCAACTTTGTAAACGGTGTTAGCagttactgtagctagcagCAGAGTTGCCGTTGTCGTCATGTCTTACTGTAGCTTAGCTGATCATATTTAATGATGTATTCCTACCGCATCTCTGGTCAGCTAAGTAGCTGATCATATTTAATGCAGTAACTAGCTGATGTTTTAGTAAATCCTACCGCATCTCACGCCAGCCTAAACTCTACCTCTCCGTCATTGACGACGTGATTGAGAGTATGCGGGAGATGATGGGAGACGAGGGGCTGGAGGACCGCGTCCTGGCGGACTTAAGACAGGTCAGTGCTAGCGCTACTGCCCCGAAAAGAAACAGAATTAAATGGAAGAATTACCGATCTTGAAGCGCTGGTTTGTTATGTCAGCTTTGGGAGTCTAAAGTCATGCAGTCTAATGCGGTGGAGGGATTTAAGGACACCCTCACCTCGTCTAACTTCCTGCTGCAGCTTCCAGCCGGCTATGGCCAGGCTGCTTCCAAACCTGCAGGTGAGGATAGACACTTCTCTTATTCTCTATCACTGTACTGTTTTATCTACTACTAGTACAACCTTCTaatcccccccagcctccatcgtCATCCCTTCAGGTCAGTGTGTCGGGAGTTTCACCACCAAGGTAAGTTTCCTCTGATACATCATATCTGCTCCCAGCAGCTTGGGAATGGAAAGTACACTcagaaaaaaagtacaaaacacTAACTACCTTTTAAGGAACAAAAGCTTGTCACTGGGTGGTACCCTCAAAGGTACATTGTTGCACCTTTAGAGGAACACACTCGTACCTTACTTGTTTGTACCTTCTAAAGGGACAATATTATACCTTTGAGGATCAAAGGTATCAAATGTACCTACACAAAGGTACAACAAAGTACCTCTGGAAAAGGTAACATTTTGTCCCATTAAGGTACCGCCCCAGTGACAAAGTCATTTTGTACCTTTAAGTGGCAAACAACAACTAACTGAATTTTAGACATTTATTTTAGTCCTTAAAATGGAAAACAGTTTAATTCACAGGTTTTCACAAACATACAATGTAACATCCCAAAATAAAATGCAACAATGTTTTAGGATGTCATGTCCAATAtaaaaatcattaaaaaaaaacccaGACTGATGTCTGTGTTCTGGATGTAAAAAACACAAGCTTTGAGCTTGTTAGCCGTCCTCATCCACAACGCTCTACAACCCAGCTAACATAAATGCTGCATACTAACAAACAGTTTATCATCGACAGAGTATGTATCCAAAGCATGAAAATCACCTCGAAAGGGTCAAGGACAGTCCAGTCATGTTCATAAAGTAGGCGTAGTAGTgatgacagaaagaaagaggaattaACAGTTTTCCACATAATGCCcaatctgtgtgtatgtttacaatATATTTGACCTGAAAAAACAAAGGTATTTTTTCACAGCGCATATGATCCACAACAAAGACATCTCCCACACAGTATTTAACACTGTTAATCACAACCTCTGTTACTCGGTTGAGTGTTATGTCCTGAAAATTGACATGTTTATACCGCTCACTAACAGTTATGGAATGCCTAAGAGCTAAAGGAAGAGACTGTAACAGTGTGTTAACGCTGCGGCTCTCATACTCCCCAAACATATTAGTTGAGGAAAATTCCCAACACTGTTTAAGTTGATGGTGGCTGCTTAAAGTTGATGTAACATTAACAAAGTTTCTTGAGGAACTAGCTACCTGTTTGAAATACTGATGTTTCCCTTCAAATCTTATGGACCATAAAGACCGTAAAGGACCGTAGGACAACATTAGACGAGAATAATGGATGAAGTAATGACATTTTGGAGTTATCACATTTCCAAACTCTTTTTCCATACCACACAAAAACTCTGAAACTAATTGgtcaagaagaggaagagactcTTTTTTAACAACCAGTGCCATTACAATGTCGGCAATTTCACGACACAATAAACAGATCCGCTAGTAACTGCAGCCTTCAGGTACTCTGGGTGCCATCAAGAAAGGAAGTAGGTGGAATAAACACCACTTCTGTGAAGCAGATCCGACAATACTGAAGGCATGTAAACAATTTTCTGAGAAAGGCACAGGCTTATTTGTCCTATCATTTTGTCCAATGGACATGTTTCTTAGTTCCTCATTTAGTTCTTGTATGGTTATGTTTTTTGTGATGAGCTTTACATACAACAAGCCTCAATACTAACGGTGCTACACCCTCCAAGAAATCATGCATGACATCTGGAGGAAGAGATGTTGTGACGTCAAAGTAATCTGGTCAAATACACATACACCACGAACTCCATACGTTCCTTTGTTTTCTGGATTTTGTTTGACACATTCTAAATGGTATCTGTGTACATAAACATTTCTTAAAACAAAATCTGATTCCCTGAAGTTCTTTTTCATCTCAGTGAGTAGCCATGCAGTATCTACAGATTCGACCAGCACCAAAAGACATGGTAAATCCACCTATCATGTGAGATGACAGATTGTCTCCCAATATTGCAGCTACAGCTCCAAAAACATGCTTCTTAATGCCATTAACAATGATGGTAAGGCCCTCTGATGACAGTTTGTTAAAGTCATCCAGTAATGGTTTCAAAATTACATCTAAACCAAACTTTGACGTGAAGGTAACGGACAAGCAAAGCTAGATGGATGTTTTAGCTGTGAGCAGTACTTTGAACCTATGTTTCCAACAGTGTAGTAATATGCACAAAGTTTGTGCTTTTTGCGTTTAGAACCCAGCGGATTACACACCTCAAATTCATCCTCATATAGGTGTAACCTTAGGGCACCTGGATTATCTGCAAAAATGTTGTGGTTCCTGAAATAAAATCCATCTCTATAATCAGTTAGAACATGTACATCTCTTTCACAGTTTCGCGCTCTCTGCATAGAATCCCAAACATCTTCACAAGAGCAGTATTTGTGAAGTACATCACAAATGGGTACATAAGAGTAGCTTCCAACCTTATGACCACTTGGGTCTCTCAATGAATAGTCTACAGGTTCAGTCATTTCGAGGTCGGATTTGGCAGTAGTTTTTCAACATATACGGAGACCTAACAAGTTTTGATGCCTCTGAAAAAAAGTCAGAGCACTGCAGAACTTCATAGAGTTCAGGACAAGATTCCACATTGAAGCCATTTTTTTCAAGATGATATTTTAGAAATGCATAGTTTGTTTTAAAGAAGTCGAACAAAAAATGTACGTCATCTAGTATTTCTTGTTGAACAGTCTGAGGAAGGTGGATTTTACCCTCGATTTTAGAATAAAGCCAAAAAGATTCTCTCTAAACTGCACTAACATTTCATTCATATCAGGAGGTTTAGGAGGATTGACAGCATCACTGGGCCCCTGCTTATCCTCCCCCACTACTGTTTCCTGGATATCATGAGCAGTGGCTCGTCTGGGCTAAAAGGTCTTTATGCTTCCTGTAAATATGTTGTTGGAAGGACTCGTGTGGaggcctgcggaaacccttcaCATGGTGAAAATTTGACTTTCTgagtattatacatatttggaaactacaaactctcttgaatacaaatatgtttaattctctcagatatctttatctcaactgaagttacatcattttaaagttgacctgtgtcaaaaagtgataacGGAGAAAACTGCATTCAAAGATTACCAGTCCCCCCAGGATTTCGCGGGCCTTTTTAGTGATAGTTGCGGGCTAAAATTCCTGATTTCGCGggagcttttccaaaaagttgtGATGAAAGTTGCTgtgttttttaggtgtttgttgcgATGAAATTGCGGGAGCAAGTAAAAGTTGCGAATTTCcctctttgtaattttaattgagttattggttgaaaattaagtaattaacaaacattaatcaaagaataaaaccattgagaaaTGGTCCCCTAAATAACCTTACCAACATGCCATATATTCATCATATCCCATTTTTAATCCTTATCCAACCAGGATTTACATTCGCATGCATTGAAGGGAGgaatctctctttttttaacaaaaaagatttaaatctctatctgtctgcaataccgctctcggcctcaacgcaactcggcgctctcacgcttgccaggcatagacagtagaagaaagcacatgcagcaattgactggttgggcaaccctggatacaggactgttaacggtgtgtttttcgcctggaagtctctagaaatctggcacctttattgaacgaaattaaaaagagtgaaagagttcacagacaccagaatgaacgcgttcacagtatcgttcatcaggcagtaatacagtacgttcagtACACCAAAATTATCAAcgagttcatgaactttcgttcaatgaacgcgttcaggcgcaacactggatttaacccgtactggagagagttgtgggagacgacgatgattggtcaaagttgcGGGAAAATTGCGGTGATAGGTTAAAATTGCAACGTCACGTTGAATTCGCGTGAATTGGTGTGATCGCAACATCGCAAATTCCTGGAGGGTCTGAATTACACTCCATTTCATTATtcgatttgacatggcttgaaaatcttgctagctaacatgtccaaaaaccgttgaaattaactgtttttcataagtaatcatatactatagatttccatagctatgcggctgacacacaactatatatatccactgaacccaacgaagcaacggccatcaattccagtaccaactgcctgttggcaataaacaaatggatgaatgataactttcttaaattaaatgaagacaaaaccgaagtcctactatgtggccccaaatccaaaagagagatgcttattaagaatcttggaggcttaaccccctgtcttaaaccagaggtgacgagtctcggtgtaatcctggactcagatttgaatttcaactctcacattaataaagtgaccaaaacacctttctttcacctgaggaatatagcaaaggtacgaccattcataaaccaaaatgatgcagagaagttaattcatgcttttatatccagccggctggactactgtaacgcacttttcactggtcttcccaagaaaaccactgaaagactacagctcattcaaaatcctgcagctagattattaaccaaaactaaaaggagagaacacattagtcctgtcctagctactttacactggctccctgttaccttcagaattgactttaaggtccttttcctcacatgcaaagctctacacggacaaggacctagctacattgctaactcctttataaactacacaccagctagaacactgcgatcatcaaatgcaggcctattagaggtcaccagaacaAACTTTGTATTATGAAATAAGACATCCAAGGGACGTGTTGTTGCATATAATTCTGCCTAGGGAGTCCAAGCGCCATCCTCCCGGCTTGGATCGACACTGACAGTGACTGACAGTTGGATCACTGTCGATTCAGTCATGTATCCTTCTGCGCTGCAATATTTATGCTTCCGCCGAGTCGACCTCTCTTTAGCCTGTAGCTAGATCCTTAAAATAGAACTCAACTTAAAGCGTCAACAATTATTGGTCAGTTTCATTATAATATAAATAGGGTAAAGGGTTTGAATATCAAACTTTTCAATACTGATTGTGAATACAAATTATTACATACTCCTCATTAACATGATAAAAAATTATTCAAGGAAGGACACTtcaccaaaaaaaaacattcagatGTATTTTGCACATATCCCAAAACCAATTATTGAGTAATTGAGTTGGAATATAGTATAGATTAACTTGTGTTACTATATTGAAAGATGACATTAATGTTCTGTTGTGATGAGCATCCTCTAATTCCTGCCGTTTTACATTTAAACATTGAGGTACAAATATGTAAGGGACAAATATGTACCTTACACCTCGGAAAGTCCACAATGTACTATGGAAAGTGCATAATTCTACCTTTAAGATACATTTTTGTACTTTTAAGGGAACATTTGCTAAGTCTGTACCTTAGGGAACAAAAATTGACCTTTATTGTACCTCTTTTCCTGACAGTCAAGGTCTGCACTGTTAGACCAGGCCCCTGTACTACGGGGCACTGTTAGACCAGGCCCTGGTACTACGGGGCACTGTTAGACCAGGCCCCTGTACTACGGGGCACTGTTAGACCAGGGCCCTGTAGTACGGGGCACTGTTAGACCAGGGCCCTGTAGTACGGGGCACTATTAGACCAGGGCCCTGTAGTACGGGGCACTGTTAGACCAGGGCCCTGTACTACGGGGCACTGTTAGACCAGGGCCCTGTACTACGGGGCACTGTTAGACCAGGGCCCTGTACTACGGGGCACTGTTAGACCAGGCCCCTGTACTACGGGGCACTGTTAGACCAGGGCCCTGTAGTACGGGGCACTGTTAGACCAGGGCCCTGTAGTACGGGGCACTGTTAGACCAGGGCCCTGTAGTACTGAACTATTGTACTTGCTGTGTAATATagttttgttgcttgcttttttccacaggtacacccttgcacttttgaggttcatgttgtttaattgtaacttgtctaactacatgctcttattgttcttccctttgggacttatttggtttcacaatgtatgcttcatgttttggctatccgcaatgtttggggctatctcgttgttatgatcagtgacttatgcacttttgtaaagctctcttttggaagtcgctttggataaaagcgtctgctaaatgcattaatgtaatgtaaatgtagtacggGGCACTGTTAGACCAGGGCCCTGTAGTACACGGACACTGTTAGACCAGGGCCCTGTAGTACGAAACAAGTTTAACAAATCTGGGATCAATTCTCGTTATCTGGCTTCACTAAGCCTAACAACCATAATAACGGTGGTTATCAACTCCTTAACTCAACCCAGGATTCCCCACTTGAGCGATGAGAGCGTTCACATAAAAAGGGACGTGTTTGCAAAATATGACCAATTATAAACATGGACCAGTCTCGAGCACCGTACTTCACACAAGAGCAAACATTAACTTAAACAAACACGTTGTTTTGCAGCAATGTGctttaaaaaacgttttatcaAATGCTTTTATCAAAAGGTATGTACAGGGGAGATTTGATTTTGAAGATTGATCTTTTGATCTGCAGTTTAACGCTCTACCCCTGTGCTATATACTTCTGTATCTTTAgcgatttttctttttttttatgagtataaatgtttgtgttgttgAGTAGAGCAACCCGGGCACCATGGcaaccttctccctccctccaggggtGAGCTACCCCGTCCAGATACCTGCAGGGGTCACCCTCCAGACCGCCTCCGGTGAGACGCCCTGGGGCCCTCAGCCTTGGggcccctcatcccctcatgtTCAGTCACCCATTCTGAAGAGGTATGAGGTTAAACTCTCCCGTCCTCTGCCCGGCGCAGGTCAGCTGTACAAGGTGAACGTCCCGGTGATGGTGACCCAGGCCCCCGGGGGGGCCCCTGCCCGGCCCCCCCAGAGTGTTGTGGTGAGGAAGGAAGTGCCTCGGCCCCCGtcccaggcccccctcccccctgccctccgtcCCTCACTGCCCAGCAGAGCTGTGCCTCGGGGTCCTGAGGTGGAGCTCTGGAGGGCCGCAGGGCACAACACCCAGCCACCACACAGGGgggccctctcccagcctcagacccaaggggccctctcccagacccaggggGCCCTCTCCCAGCCTACACACAGGGgggccctctcccagcctcagacccagacccagggggCCCTCTCCCAGCCTACACACAGGGgggccctctcccagcctcagacccaaggggccctctcccagacccaaggggccctctcccagacccaggggGCCCTCTCCCAGCCTACACACAGGGgggccctctcccagcctcagacccagacccagggggccctctcccagcctcagacccagacccagggggccctctcccagcctcagacCCAGGGGGCCCTCTCCGAGTCTCAGACCCAGGGGGCCCTCTCCCAACCTCAGACCCAGGGgggcctctcccagccccagtccccccacctgccccaggcccagcctctggtccccctctcccctccccagtacCAGGCCCAGGCTCCAAATGAGGATTCCTCAGACAGCCCCTTCGAATTCACCCTGGAGGGGATAGAGTTCAGCCCCCAGCCTGTAGATATGTCTATGTCCTCCTGCATCTCTGGCCAGCTGGCTGATTAccaggggtcagagttcagcagcatcatggaggaggtggagcagatggtgaaggaggaggatggtgcTGCCAGGGCAGGAGGGCTGAGTGATGTGGAGGGGCTCCCTCACCACCCTGCCAAGGTGAGAGCACCTGGACATCACCTCACCAGTCTGTCTCAACATACAGGCCGGCATCTCAGTTCAGCAGTCCATCcacatctctctcgctccctctctcccctccatcatgcacccctccccctctctcccctccctcatgcacccctctccctctctcccctccctcatgcacccctctccctctctcccctccctcattcacccctctccctctctcccctccctcattcacccctctccctctctcccctccctcactcctctccctctctcccctctctcatgcacccctctctcgcttcctctccctctcccccctccttcatgctctctccccccctctctccctacagtTGGATGTGTTGAGAGACTACAACTACAGCGACCTGTCAGACCTGGTCCAGCTGGATGGCTCTGCAGACCTGtcagacctggaggaggaggaggagggggagggggagagagggaagcttgaggaggatagaggggtgaaactggaagaagaggaggagggtagagaggtgATGGGAGAGAATGAGTACCTGGGAATAATCAATGCAGAAGCCCTGAAAGCTCTACATGAGGCGGAGGGGAGCAGTGATGACGACACCTCCCACTGTGACAGCGATggactggagctggaggaggaggtgagaatgtgtgggaggtgaggggagtgaggaTGTGTTGGAGTGGAGGGAGTTAAGATGTGGAGTAGGGGAGGGGAGTTAAAATGTGGAGGAAAGGTGTGGAAATTGAAAGGTTGTTACTGTGACTGTAGACTCTAGTATCTACATACATTTGTATTAACTCTACATCTACATGTTTGTGAAACATCTTGGTTGATATGGGTCCCAATTTGGTAAGTTAGCTAGCTCGGTATTTGTCATGACCTTGATGTATGAACAGGTTGTCTTGTCACGTCGGCAGTGGCTGTGGTCATGGCCGTATGCAGGGTTGAGAAATACAGAGGTCCATAAATTAAGTTTGCTAGTGAACTTGGAATTAATGTTAGCTGGCGGCTAGCTAGTTTAATCATGCTGGACGGCCACTCTTTAACGACCATTGAAGCTATTTTTCAGATGATGTCTGGAGCGTGGTGTGCTCGTTTAAGATATAAATACTTTATGTATAATAAAGTATCTTAGGGGCACCACCTCAGAATGTGTTTAA harbors:
- the LOC136942909 gene encoding stonin-1, translating into MCSMKSSNWVTFEDDGSPPPFPQKPLQSPGSRKDSVPRPNGLKLVLPPMGDSSWSFPPLESPAGFCSLEGGACVPCNTPLSTPLSTPLSGPASTLSGPWEQNDFFRSFSSSSTATAPSPGPDVSSPPALPEPSEGLRPFPVFQGEPGHFNPFWGGAGTCVDSGSSSSDSESGSSLPRFFIRTKDGQEPQRDLLQNSYSYICHKLEGLRAEEDHGVVRGEVCRSGCREEEEGRKGPSPFIPRGLFRSQRRDGWSLMLRIPEKKNRMSSRQWGPIYLRLLPGGVLQMYYEKGLEKPFKEFQLLPHCHLSKLKLESYGEPRKILTVKVEQVSYSEKKRYHPKLELSHETEAEQLLKFGTTDHADMEDLLAAMEEELLRLPPPLQRRHHEEQELSLHITDHVWLQLDKDGVLVDRAAYTHVHCLAFLNGAGDCFLALNDHGLLRCDASYGPEEAEDAWMEISEWHLHRCVSEQEFQRTRLLKFCPPDGCRVELLRYRTLSPAGADMPFSIKASVTVQGAYVELQAFLNMASSWPADGPPFCEDVQVRVPVPPEWVKVSRTVALLRQKSLKARMNRNACLGSVSTADSQTVIQVTVGTVKYENVYSAIVWRIDRLPVKNMAVEHPHSLSCRLELGSDQDVPRDWYPYASIEYQAAGALASQTRVRSLGIESDIQPHKHLISRTHCHCQVEIEKKWIEMESQKPSGCRTQ
- the gtf2a1l gene encoding TFIIA-alpha and beta-like factor, with translation MLSNSSLVPKLYLSVIDDVIESMREMMGDEGLEDRVLADLRQLWESKVMQSNAVEGFKDTLTSSNFLLQLPAGYGQAASKPAASIVIPSGQCVGSFTTKSNPGTMATFSLPPGVSYPVQIPAGVTLQTASGQLYKVNVPVMVTQAPGGAPARPPQSVVVRKEVPRPPSQAPLPPALRPSLPSRAVPRGPEVELWRAAGHNTQPPHRGALSQPQTQGALSQTQGALSQPTHRGALSQPQTQTQGALSQPTHRGALSQPQTQGALSQTQGALSQTQGALSQPTHRGALSQPQTQTQGALSQPQTQTQGALSQPQTQGALSESQTQGALSQPQTQGGLSQPQSPHLPQAQPLVPLSPPQYQAQAPNEDSSDSPFEFTLEGIEFSPQPVDMSMSSCISGQLADYQGSEFSSIMEEVEQMVKEEDGAARAGGLSDVEGLPHHPAKLDVLRDYNYSDLSDLVQLDGSADLSDLEEEEEGEGERGKLEEDRGVKLEEEEEGREVMGENEYLGIINAEALKALHEAEGSSDDDTSHCDSDGLELEEEDPLNSGDDVSEQDIPDLFDTDNVIVCQYDKIHRSKNRWKFYLKDGVMCYRGRDYVFSKAVGEAEW